tcacaatccacaatAGCAAAGGTGAAagggaataccttgttgttagcatcggttgccattgtGACCAACAACTTTCCCTGGTATTTACCATACtgatgggtcccatcaatactgatcactGGCTTGCAATAGTTGAATCCATCAATGCACGGActgaaagaccaaaacacataatgcaacatTACGGTGTCATCTTCATCGGTGTCTGTGGTATGAAAGAACACTTGAGTAGTTGGATCCTGATCATTATAtgccattagcaacttttggTAAGACTCTTCCCAATTCCCAAACATTGTAGCAATCgtcttttgttttgcatcccataccttgtagtaagaaggcttatgaCCCTCATATTTCATCTCTATCATATCTATAAGATGCCTAATTGGGGTAGTGTGATCCTCACTTATCTTCTTAAGGATGTCtgatgcaataaaattacaagtcatcattctaccatcattttGCACCCCAAtcggtatacacgtgtgaggaccTGTATACACGATGACCATCCATAGTCCATGGAGATTGGGATTCATGACTGCAcagacataccacttgcatgactcatcCACGCATTTCACAGTAAGTTTTTCTTCGTTGACCAAGTGATcataaaatgtttgttttccttgagggcacaagTTCTTAATGCGCGCTACACCTCCACTTTAttggcaaaagtcaaccctttgcacaaattcatctcTTGTCTCCAAGTAGACATAAATGGTATCTCAAAAtgtgaaggatcaaccatattttcccaagtatttgcagaaAATGACAAGGCAAGAGGTGCGTAGGTAGGGATTGTGTTcataatgttttggacactaataacattgttaGCATCGGGTTCATTACTGTCCAATGTCTCATtgtcatcaatgtccctctcaagGTCCCCAAAGTCCCTTCATTCAATCATCTTTATCGACAAAATCTTCACCATTAAtggcagtagtctcatcaacatagtcttcatcatcatcatcgtcatcgtcatcttcatcatcatcatcatgaacattaTCCTCTAtatgtgtagaatactcatattgagcatccgaAACTATAACCTGTAaacttgtggttgtttgttggaaTTCCTCAATACCAAGTTTTGCACGCAgctccaactgtatgtacaactcaatcGTACTCACTTCGACTATTttctccaacttgtcaaacatcatctttacatgtttgtctgcTTTTATcaccatatacttgtaattaatcttgTCCTTGaagatttcatttggcatacgataagtaatttgtaCGTTGTGCACAGCAAGATTCACACACAATTCTTCCATAAATGTCTTCTTCAAGGGTCTTCAACCTATGATCAATTTGGGTGAACTCCACGTTTATACCCGGCCCTCCAAATGGCAATCCCTCGTCCGCATTGGCGTTCTTAAGCGGACCACCGTGGTATAAGATTATATCAATTCCAGTCATTGTGAACCTGTTCGAGTCAAGTTACTATGTTAGTTAAAAAACAAAGCAAGTCATCAACCTCACATTTCAAAATTGTACAGatgattaataaaaaagattataaattaTAGCTAACACCCAAGTTCAAAGACTAGATGATACTTTCTTCCCCTCTCAACTTGAAAAACTTAACCAAGAAACTTATTAGAGTACTACATAATATATTGTTCAGAGTTAAgaataattaaagaaaacaaatagtAGAACAATCAAATGGGCAGAAAAAACAACAGTGAAAGAACaggaaatagaaaaaatttaaatgggtGTCAATTGATTAATCAAAAGTTCACAAATTTATCATTCAATTTCAAAGACTAGACCATATTTCGTCTCCTCCCAACTTGGAAAACTTAACCCAGAAACCAATTGGAGTGGCACACAGTAGGAAggacacaaaatttttcacaactaaTGTTGACAAGAGAGCTATTGTGATAATGTACAATAATACAATGTAGCAATAGTCGGTTTAAGTGACCGTGATGTTATTCcaatttacaacaaatcatgtcaataattgtgaagCGGACTTGCTATACATGCATTATATGTATCATTTGAGGCATAACAGCCTTGAATAGTATTAGCCAGCATTATTTGCAACACTAGCACATAGATTCAAGGCTTAAAGCAAACTGcaaaacttctattttctttaactTAATATATACCAAAAACAGGCAAATCCCGGAAATCCAATGAGAAATGGACGTTTACTATAGAGCTCATAGACCAAATGTAAATGAAAAACGTAAAAAAACAAGCCTATCCTGCATTAGATTGAATGGTCATTGTGGCAATGGGCCAAACAACCCACCTGTAAAATTAATGGGatagtatttctctttctttttctttaagatGAATAGTCACTGAGAATACTAAACTAAGATTCCTTTCCTTTGGTCGCAAATTGACTTTGCCATGCAAATTTCAGTCAGTCCAAAGTTGTCCTCCATCAATGTATATACATTCTATTCAGAGACCAATTACTAGGAAGGCATATAATATGGCTCACAGGCAAAGCTTGGGGAAAGACACACCATGATCAGTCACATTACACTAGACATGACCTTCATCACGTACATGagaataaaatgaagaaaaaaacagaTATAGGGTTTGTATGGCTGAACCAGGTGATTTTGGAAATGCTTTGTTGACTTGGACTTCAAGTATAGAGAGATATGAAACAAAAGTAGGTTAAATTATCACTTAATTTCATGAAACAAAAACTTAACCCATTTCATGTATATTGTTCAGAGTTAGAGTAATtcatgaaaagagagagaacaatcaAAAAATGGGTCAAACAAAGCAAGCTAtcttaactaagttatgttaactatctacaaaataaatagtcaaaATCTTTTAACCCACACCCAACAACAAAGTGAGGCTGAGTGTGGGTGAGGCAGTGAGAGCAAAGTGAGGCTGAGTGTGGACTGATATGAGTGTGTATGCGTGAGTGacttgatttatatatatatatatatatatatatatatatatatatatatatatatatatatatatatatatattttgcccagcaaaactcgagtctctaagactcgaggtctaagtaatttttaattaaattttgagtcttatagactcgagatCTCTGTGTCAAAAATGGTTTCCATGAAAAAAATCGAGtgtctaagactcgattttttgtttcaaagaattcgagtctttaaaactcgagatctatgtggcgTTTTCTGTCCACCTTATCAATTACAAAACAAGCTTAAAGCGAGTCTGTGAGACTCGAGTTTCACCCACatctcgagtttttgaaactcgagatgctagtttccatAATCCTTCCAAACTGGcgttaacttattatattttttgtccTTACTGCGCTAGCCTGCAAATTCCCTCCATAAAGTGGTTACCCACTGAAACTATGTAGGGCTTCTAAAAATAATATGTtacatttcttttatttttttataatttattttaaaaaggcTTATTTGCTGATTTGTTGCTATTttaaaaaagggtttttttCCCCCTGTAACTACTGCCCAAACGAAAAGATGTattgttttggtgtttttagATGTAAATGTTTCGCgtattagttattatatatatatatgtctatatataataattcttTCTTATATAACACTCACATGAATaatctctctctgtctctctaatGAGTaatccaaatttattttataattattaatttaaaaatcataCAACAATGTTAAGTTATAgtttttcacataaaatttatgttgactttatttcataacaaaaagtgttgtaatttcattaatttatttccttgtattttgtaggatttatttgtaataggtttagtattaagttggtaaaGATTGCTCAAGACAATTGATCTTACGACTTGCTCGCGACTGACTCGTGAGTGAACAACCCGCGAAAGGCCACATGAGAAGCATAAGCTAGAATCTGAACAGTTTTTTGCCCAGCTGTATTTCGCAAGTGAACCACAAAACTTTCTGCTTGGATGATTTTAAGTGTGAATCTTATatccttcacccatactatatataccctcattacccacaaaattatAAGGAGACTATTCAAAAGAAAACCCTTGagagaggtttctacaacacccACCTTgttagagagagctactcattctcAAGAGAGAAATTCTTATAGTCTCTTCTCctcctctcccattgtcataccttgagaggataTTTGTACCTAAACACAACCCATACCTATTCAAAGtatagagagtgttttggagcttgggaagcattAGGTATTTGCCAAAATAAGTCGGTAAGGCTTGGCGATGTAATCGGGTGGTATTACGGGATCCAGATAACTAGTGAAGATAAGACTttgagaagtccgttggtagctagagcttggagggctcaagtactttggatagattaggcttggaggatcTTTTTGGTTTCCTTGTACTCCAACCTATTCACTAGTACATCATTATGACTTGGAGGGTTGCAAAGAGGTTTTTCGTTGAGtttttcagtttcctcttcaataacacatcacCGTATTATCTTGGGTTTGCTATCCTTTTACCTACTGCCCTTTCCATTTTAGCATTGCACTTATTTGTTCATCCATGCAATTTTTGAATGCATCGATTGATTAATTTGCTACCATGCAATTGTTGAATggtttgattgattaatttactAATCACGTGTATTTCGCATCAAGTGTGTTAAGCATAAAATTAATAAAGCTGTAATTAAAATTGGGAGTCAAAACAAGGTATAGTGTTTCACAATATTTGAGCTTTCAAccaagaagattaaaaaaaaaaaataatgattgaaAACCAAATATACCTCATACccatttcattttatatatacaattttgaaTGTCTAACATTTTACGTGAGCTTTAGCTATGGTTTTGTTgaaaagtatataaaattttgaaatgagcCCCCCATTAAttattaacaattttatttgaaagtAGCAAATTGCTGATTATCTATCCATACTACTATTAAAGGGCTTCCCATGTTTGGAATCCTCAGTTTAGTGCCTAAAATATCCTTAAATTCATCTATTTCTAAGGCTTAAATCATACGGTTGGacatgtaaaataattttaaaaatcctaatttttagctaaatttaaaataaataaataaaaaactttttttcccATCTCTACATTTGTCACGCCTCAAACccaaaagggtccaaagcatgagaaaaacATCTAAAAGGTACTTGttgatttttctcttttgacAATTTAATCTAAAATTCATTATCAAAGtatcaacatcaagaattatcataataatttcattaatgatACTCCCAAAGTAAGTCAGGGGTCTATGCAATAATTACAAAaaccattggccacaaaagaatgGAGGTTTGAATAAATACAATTACATATCATTAACTTGTCTCATTAGTGGAAATAAAGTCAtaaccactataatatacaaaagaatgagtcaagaCTACTCTAGGATATACATCATCTAAATATCTCCATCACAATAGTCCAGcctccatcagtagttagtctaaTTATTGCGAGCCACAAAAACAtgtctcaaaatgaaaattgcctactctgaatttttttacaaaagaatgGGATGGGACAGAGCCCAATAAATAGCATAATTAATGAGAGTGgaggaaatgcaagtttcataaTGAAGACCAGTTTGCAAAGCATGTTTTAATTTGGGAAATTTCTAACTAAATACTGCAAGATCATTTTCAATAATAGTTTGAtaagaatgattaaataatgaacacaagtttctcaaaataattaCCATGAAATTGTATACTATAGTTTGTGCGtactaacaatataatttccaaagccataatatctaacataaggtaaattatcacaaaaaaaccacactaccacatagaccgatcaggggatccacccattcaTAACTTACATGATATTTTCCTCTTTGGTATGTAGTCTCTTGGTCCCATGGGTAGtagcctcacccatacccttAAGGTTTTGTCTTTCCTCCCATAGGCAGTAGTCTCAACCATACACAATTGAGGAACCTCTTCCCTATGGGCAATAGGAAGAAcgcgtcatccaaagtgaaagaACACTAACTTGGATCTAATTCTATTGTCACAAAAACTATGGAAACCAAATTGGGTGATCCTCGGCAAAAACACACATGGCATAGAGTTAGAACAACATAAAGGTCACAAGTATACTTGTACTTtcaaatatatagtttatatctaggtagtttcagaaaaaccttaaaCAATCAAAACTTCCataaagtttgtaaggttttcaacttcattctttgTCAACAAGATTTTTATTAGTTTCTCAAATAATACAAGACTAGATAAGCACCTTTAAATTTTCCAATATACTATAAAATCCATGAATTCCTTATCAAAGATCATTTCAAATTCcatgtcaacaattcatgcatttccccaaatgtaataccaaatatgatccactttcatatataatcatatatagtAGGGCCACAACGCAACAGTTTTCAAGAAAACATAGttctataaataatttttcaaaatgtgcttgacccaaaaagaaaaacattctttatgcaacatggttattttccaaaaatcttgttaggacatatgtgattcatgttaggaacatatgtcaacattttatgtaattggctaatcttttgacaaaacgcactttacttgtaattgggtagatttagcatgtggttaatgcttcaagaaacaaggtttcaagttcaagtgttaaagccatgcaagtctgtccaagaatcaagtgaagaagtgttgttcattaaatctcgacagtTAGCTTGATAACTAGTATCaattgaggtttaaaaagct
The sequence above is drawn from the Castanea sativa cultivar Marrone di Chiusa Pesio chromosome 5, ASM4071231v1 genome and encodes:
- the LOC142635132 gene encoding uncharacterized protein LOC142635132 encodes the protein MNPNLHGLWMVIVYTGPHTCIPIGVQNDGRMMTCNFIASDILKKISEDHTTPIRHLIDMIEMKYEGHKPSYYKVWDAKQKTIATMFGNWEESYQKLLMAYNDQDPTTQVFFHTTDTDEDDTVMLHYVFWSFSPCIDGFNYCKPVISIDGTHQYGKYQGKLLVTMATDANNKVFPFTFAIVDCESGSSWGWFLQCLRDTIGHVIPNEGICIISNRHLGIKNAIAKWPRGDDGRTRVVKFDTIMESIKQVEIKAIRNKKKVTGKDGKEKNQDYLPYTYLMRESVDMWTQSHDGGRHFGAIITNISE